In one window of Paraflavitalea soli DNA:
- a CDS encoding SdpI family protein, with product MNKYIRELVLWVLIALPYVYLASIWKELPEQVPTHFDLAGKANDWSGKHTLLYIPGAMCLGTYLLMLVIPVLDPKRKLRQMEGKYQGLRFMLTLFMSGLSVYLLYISKQGGMENPQWLIAFIGLMLAMMGNYFQALRPNYFVGIRTPWTLESEDVWKKTHWLGGRLWMAGGVLIIILSFIIRNHMPLLIVAGSILFILVVVPVGFSFIAFRKESSAQ from the coding sequence ATGAATAAGTACATAAGGGAACTGGTGTTGTGGGTGTTGATAGCATTACCATACGTGTACCTGGCCAGTATCTGGAAGGAGCTTCCGGAGCAGGTGCCTACACATTTTGATCTGGCGGGAAAGGCGAATGACTGGTCGGGTAAGCACACGCTGCTGTATATTCCAGGTGCGATGTGCCTGGGCACCTACCTGTTGATGCTGGTCATTCCTGTGCTTGATCCCAAAAGGAAGCTGCGGCAAATGGAGGGAAAATACCAGGGACTGCGTTTTATGCTTACGCTTTTTATGAGTGGATTATCGGTGTACCTGCTGTACATCAGCAAACAAGGTGGTATGGAGAATCCGCAATGGTTGATCGCATTCATTGGATTGATGCTGGCCATGATGGGTAATTATTTCCAGGCATTGCGGCCCAATTATTTTGTAGGCATCCGGACGCCCTGGACGCTGGAGAGTGAGGACGTGTGGAAGAAAACGCATTGGCTTGGCGGGCGGCTTTGGATGGCAGGGGGTGTGCTGATCATTATACTTTCTTTTATCATCCGGAATCATATGCCATTGCTGATAGTGGCGGGCTCTATTTTATTCATACTGGTAGTAGTGCCTGTTGGCTTCTCCTTCATTGCATTCAGGAAGGAATCATCGGCGCAGTAA
- a CDS encoding DoxX family protein encodes MSKLLSTNYTSGAFNFGALILRLAMGGLLLPHGYDKLIHFAQYKTQFINFMGIGVTLSLALTVFAEFFCSLFVVLGLASRLAAIPPAIAMFVALWKGHNLDIFGKGEHAALFMFGFLVIVIIGPGKASVDGAMGK; translated from the coding sequence ATGAGTAAACTATTATCCACCAATTACACCAGCGGTGCCTTTAATTTCGGCGCGCTGATACTACGCCTCGCTATGGGAGGCCTGTTATTACCACACGGATACGATAAGCTGATCCATTTTGCCCAGTACAAAACTCAATTCATCAATTTCATGGGAATTGGTGTTACCCTGTCACTGGCACTTACAGTATTTGCAGAATTCTTTTGCTCACTGTTTGTAGTCCTTGGCCTTGCTTCCCGCCTGGCAGCAATACCACCCGCCATTGCCATGTTTGTAGCCTTGTGGAAAGGACACAACCTCGATATTTTTGGCAAAGGAGAACATGCAGCTTTATTCATGTTTGGCTTCCTCGTCATAGTGATCATCGGACCTGGCAAAGCCAGCGTTGACGGAGCAATGGGCAAATAA
- a CDS encoding GlxA family transcriptional regulator, whose protein sequence is MKHISLLVLNDATVTSIDGTFQILSRINDFQKYQGKPPYYTIELVALESQTAINHGLYTIQANKLLKEVTHTDVVIIPTICGDFNKIIAANKDYSDWIIQQYHKGAEIVSLCVGSFYLASTGLLDGRKCAIHWAAANEFSSMFPAVNLITDKIITDEQGIYTSGGSYSYLNLLLYIIEKHLGREMSILAAKMFQIDIERKTQTQFAIFVGQKQHGDEAVVNAQEFIETNYQEKLTVDELSEKNGVARRTFERRFKKSTGNSVIEYIQRVRVEAAKRQLETNRKTINEVIYEVGYSDVNAFRSVFRKYTGLSPIDYRNKYRS, encoded by the coding sequence ATGAAACATATATCACTACTTGTGCTGAACGATGCCACCGTAACCAGTATTGATGGTACATTCCAGATACTCTCACGCATCAATGACTTTCAAAAGTACCAGGGCAAACCGCCCTATTATACCATTGAACTGGTGGCACTGGAAAGTCAGACAGCCATTAACCATGGCTTGTATACCATACAAGCCAATAAGCTGTTGAAAGAAGTAACTCATACCGATGTGGTGATCATCCCCACCATCTGCGGCGACTTCAACAAGATCATTGCCGCCAACAAAGACTACAGCGACTGGATCATCCAACAATACCATAAAGGAGCAGAGATCGTAAGCCTATGCGTAGGTTCTTTTTATTTAGCATCTACCGGCTTATTGGATGGCAGGAAATGCGCCATCCATTGGGCAGCTGCCAACGAGTTCAGCAGCATGTTTCCCGCAGTAAACCTGATTACCGATAAGATCATTACCGATGAACAAGGCATCTATACAAGCGGCGGCTCTTACTCTTACCTCAACCTCCTCTTGTACATTATAGAAAAGCACCTGGGCAGGGAGATGTCCATACTGGCAGCAAAGATGTTTCAGATAGATATTGAGCGAAAGACACAAACACAGTTTGCGATCTTTGTAGGTCAAAAGCAGCATGGTGATGAGGCCGTCGTCAATGCGCAGGAATTTATAGAGACCAATTACCAGGAAAAACTAACTGTTGATGAGCTCAGTGAAAAGAATGGCGTTGCCAGAAGAACATTTGAAAGGAGATTCAAAAAGTCCACCGGCAATTCTGTGATCGAATACATCCAGCGTGTAAGAGTAGAAGCCGCCAAGCGACAATTAGAAACAAACCGGAAAACCATCAACGAAGTGATCTATGAAGTAGGTTATTCTGATGTAAACGCCTTCCGCTCCGTCTTCAGAAAATACACCGGCTTGTCCCCCATCGATTACCGCAACAAATACAGATCATAA
- a CDS encoding alpha/beta hydrolase, with translation MKQYIHVCLVLLWLGTRAQVLAAQDTSFVDTKVTLETKSGNIEGVLSVPVKGKGMPVALIIAGSGATDRDGNDPVMKRNSLKMLAAALLVRGIATLRYDKRGIAASAAAGKSEADLRFDDYVNDAKGWIELLRKDKRFSKVVVIGHSEGSLIGMIAAKGADQFVSIAGAGQSADKTIHEQLMAQPRQVQDLAFPILDSLAAGQLVKNVHPMLFSLFRPSVQPYMISWFRYDPQAEIRALSIPVLIVQGTSDIQVGVEDARRLAAANPGAKLVIIDNMNHVFKVVEGNREANLKTYSDPVLPIAPELGKSISDFILK, from the coding sequence ATGAAACAGTACATCCATGTGTGCCTGGTATTGTTATGGCTTGGCACGAGGGCGCAGGTATTAGCAGCGCAGGATACTTCTTTTGTTGATACTAAGGTGACATTGGAAACGAAATCAGGTAATATAGAGGGGGTATTGAGTGTGCCTGTTAAGGGCAAAGGTATGCCGGTGGCGTTGATCATTGCGGGGTCGGGCGCTACAGACAGGGATGGTAATGATCCGGTGATGAAGAGAAATTCTTTGAAAATGCTTGCAGCTGCTTTGCTCGTGCGGGGTATTGCCACGTTGCGGTATGACAAAAGAGGTATTGCAGCAAGCGCGGCAGCTGGTAAATCAGAAGCTGACCTGCGATTTGATGATTATGTAAATGATGCAAAAGGGTGGATCGAGTTGCTGAGAAAGGACAAACGTTTTTCGAAGGTAGTGGTGATCGGGCACAGTGAGGGATCGCTGATCGGGATGATCGCCGCGAAAGGGGCCGATCAATTTGTTTCGATAGCAGGCGCGGGGCAGTCTGCGGATAAGACAATACATGAGCAATTGATGGCGCAGCCCAGGCAGGTACAGGATCTGGCATTTCCCATATTGGATAGCCTGGCTGCCGGGCAGCTGGTGAAAAATGTGCACCCGATGCTTTTTTCGCTGTTCAGGCCATCGGTACAGCCTTATATGATCTCCTGGTTCAGGTATGATCCGCAAGCGGAGATAAGGGCGCTGTCAATTCCTGTGCTGATCGTACAGGGGACGAGTGATATCCAGGTTGGTGTGGAGGATGCGCGGAGGCTGGCAGCCGCTAATCCGGGGGCAAAGTTGGTAATCATTGACAATATGAATCATGTCTTCAAAGTGGTGGAGGGGAACCGGGAGGCCAATTTAAAAACCTATAGTGATCCGGTCTTACCCATTGCGCCGGAATTGGGAAAAAGCATTTCCGATTTTATATTGAAATAA
- a CDS encoding autorepressor SdpR family transcription factor produces MNDVFKALNDPARREILKLLRKRDMTAGDIAAKFDMTAPSISHHLDKLKRAGLVTTVRKGQFILYSINTTVVDDLIRYILTLKK; encoded by the coding sequence ATGAATGATGTTTTCAAGGCACTTAATGATCCTGCACGCAGGGAGATACTCAAGTTGTTGAGGAAGCGGGATATGACTGCCGGGGATATTGCTGCGAAGTTTGACATGACGGCTCCCAGTATTTCGCATCACCTGGACAAGCTGAAACGTGCGGGGCTGGTGACAACAGTAAGGAAAGGGCAATTCATTCTCTATTCGATCAATACGACGGTAGTTGATGATCTTATCCGGTATATACTCACCCTTAAAAAATAG
- a CDS encoding tetratricopeptide repeat protein has protein sequence MKKSTAIIALLGLSHFSIAQQTRFINDPQASYKQAKEYFQREQYSLAYPLLKDLELKQREPDITNQAIPYQEIKYYTIVCALKQNEKSAVEKAKNFIDLEDNEVRTQMMGFHLAEYYFRQQNYGEAIPLYEQADIANLTNREIADMKFHLGYGYFTNKQFDKAKPMFDAIRQMKDDPNYIDANYYYGFLSFYDKKYRDALDAFAVVEDHPNYGKVVPYYVANIYYSLGQKDKALEYAENKLKRGNLHYDLEMRQIVGHAYFEKKEYAKALPYLETYVTRSDKVRREDVYELSYCYYKAANWTKAIDGFKQVSGKEDSLAQNAMYLLGDAYLKTGQKANARNAFLIGASNNSNAKQKEISMYNYAKLSYELGYQDVALTELQKFTQAYPQSEYNNEARELMVSVLANTNNYKDALALLESVKSPSPNARRLYPKILYGRATELANDGMLVTAMELLTRAEIDPNNTAVLPFVLFWKGEISYRLNKLDDAIKYYFEYLKTPVVNGEVNPVNAKYNLGYSFLKKENYKQAQGFFEQVASASPKINAPAIEQDAFVRIADCYYMSRDYKKAETMYNKVLDYSWPASDYATFQKAMIAGVSNGKEKINLLSTISRKYPTSGLVADANMEVAVTLLANEQFREAIPYLKNVVSDPNSSLKPKAHLKMGIAYYNLDNNTEALNQYTAILKQFPNAPEADAALENARIIYIEQGKTSEYVNFARTMGKEITGTQEDELAYQEAEVQFNNGNFPAAAKKFEEYLAKFPEGKNSLEALYYKSEIYFNQKDWAKAAAGYEILADRVPHKFGEKSLVNAARLNFFDLKDYVKAEKYFSKLKDFASSQENKLEAMRGLLRSQYQLQKWNEAVANARDLLNQKGIGTDDKVLANLAIAKSHQNAKEYEQAITAYRSVVSLSKSAYGAEARYEIANSFLAQNRLKDAEKAAFEVINKAGSYENWVTKAYILLGDVYFKEQDYFNAKATYQSVVDNAKIEELRQEAERKLKETADAEKKGSKVE, from the coding sequence ATGAAAAAATCGACAGCTATTATTGCTCTTCTTGGTCTTTCCCATTTTTCTATTGCCCAGCAAACGCGTTTCATCAACGACCCCCAGGCTTCTTATAAGCAGGCGAAAGAGTATTTTCAGCGGGAACAATACAGCCTGGCTTATCCTTTGCTCAAAGACCTGGAGTTGAAACAGCGGGAGCCGGACATTACCAACCAGGCCATTCCTTACCAGGAGATAAAGTATTATACAATCGTTTGCGCGCTCAAACAAAATGAAAAGAGTGCGGTGGAAAAAGCAAAGAACTTTATAGACCTGGAGGATAATGAGGTGCGTACGCAAATGATGGGCTTTCACCTGGCAGAGTATTATTTCCGCCAGCAAAACTACGGGGAAGCGATCCCTTTATACGAGCAGGCAGATATTGCCAACCTCACCAACCGCGAAATAGCGGACATGAAATTCCACTTGGGCTATGGTTATTTCACCAATAAGCAGTTTGACAAGGCCAAGCCGATGTTTGACGCGATCCGTCAAATGAAGGATGATCCCAACTATATAGATGCTAACTATTACTATGGTTTCTTATCCTTCTACGATAAAAAGTACCGGGATGCGCTGGATGCTTTTGCGGTAGTAGAAGACCATCCCAATTATGGTAAGGTGGTGCCTTATTATGTGGCCAATATCTATTATTCGCTGGGACAGAAGGACAAGGCGCTGGAATACGCAGAAAATAAACTGAAAAGGGGCAACCTGCACTATGACCTGGAAATGCGCCAGATCGTAGGGCATGCCTATTTTGAAAAGAAGGAATATGCCAAAGCATTGCCCTACCTGGAAACCTATGTAACCAGGTCGGACAAGGTGCGCCGGGAAGATGTATATGAACTGTCCTATTGTTATTATAAGGCTGCCAACTGGACAAAGGCAATTGATGGTTTTAAGCAGGTGAGTGGTAAGGAAGATTCGCTGGCCCAGAACGCCATGTACCTTCTGGGGGACGCCTATCTTAAGACGGGGCAAAAGGCCAATGCGCGTAATGCCTTCCTGATCGGGGCTTCGAACAACAGTAATGCCAAGCAGAAGGAAATTTCGATGTACAATTATGCCAAGCTTTCTTATGAACTTGGCTACCAGGATGTGGCTTTGACGGAGCTGCAGAAATTCACTCAGGCTTACCCGCAATCTGAGTACAACAATGAAGCGCGGGAACTGATGGTGAGTGTGCTGGCGAATACGAACAATTATAAAGATGCGCTGGCCTTGCTGGAAAGTGTAAAATCGCCTTCGCCCAATGCCCGGCGGTTGTATCCTAAAATATTGTATGGCCGTGCTACGGAGTTGGCCAATGATGGCATGCTGGTAACGGCCATGGAGTTGCTTACCCGGGCAGAAATTGATCCCAACAATACGGCTGTACTGCCTTTTGTGCTGTTTTGGAAAGGAGAGATCTCCTACCGGTTGAATAAACTGGATGATGCGATCAAATATTATTTTGAATACCTGAAGACACCGGTGGTAAACGGAGAGGTGAACCCGGTCAATGCGAAATACAACCTGGGTTATAGTTTCCTGAAAAAAGAGAATTACAAGCAGGCGCAGGGATTCTTTGAGCAGGTAGCATCTGCCTCGCCGAAGATCAATGCACCGGCTATTGAGCAGGATGCTTTTGTACGGATCGCAGATTGTTATTATATGAGCCGCGATTACAAGAAAGCGGAAACGATGTATAATAAGGTACTGGACTATTCCTGGCCGGCCAGTGATTATGCTACGTTCCAGAAAGCGATGATCGCGGGTGTATCGAATGGTAAAGAAAAGATCAACCTATTGTCTACGATCAGCCGGAAGTATCCTACCTCAGGCCTGGTAGCGGATGCCAATATGGAGGTGGCGGTAACGCTGCTGGCCAATGAGCAGTTCCGGGAAGCGATCCCTTACCTGAAAAATGTGGTGAGTGATCCCAATTCCTCGCTTAAGCCCAAGGCGCATTTGAAAATGGGTATCGCCTATTACAACCTCGATAATAATACAGAGGCTTTGAATCAATATACTGCTATCCTGAAGCAGTTTCCCAATGCTCCGGAAGCGGATGCTGCGCTGGAGAATGCGCGGATCATTTACATCGAGCAGGGGAAAACGAGTGAGTACGTGAATTTTGCGCGTACGATGGGTAAGGAGATCACGGGTACGCAGGAAGATGAGCTGGCTTACCAGGAGGCTGAAGTGCAGTTCAACAATGGGAATTTCCCGGCTGCTGCGAAGAAGTTTGAAGAATACCTGGCCAAGTTCCCTGAAGGTAAAAACTCGCTGGAGGCGCTTTATTATAAGAGTGAGATCTATTTCAATCAAAAAGACTGGGCCAAGGCTGCTGCCGGGTATGAAATACTGGCTGACAGGGTGCCGCATAAATTTGGTGAGAAATCACTGGTCAATGCTGCGCGCCTCAATTTCTTCGATCTGAAAGATTATGTGAAGGCTGAAAAGTATTTCAGCAAGCTGAAGGATTTTGCTTCTTCGCAGGAAAACAAGCTGGAAGCGATGCGTGGTTTGCTGCGTAGTCAGTATCAGTTACAAAAGTGGAATGAAGCGGTAGCCAATGCGCGTGACCTGCTCAACCAGAAGGGTATTGGTACGGACGATAAAGTGCTGGCCAACCTGGCGATTGCCAAATCGCACCAGAATGCCAAAGAATACGAACAGGCTATTACGGCTTATCGTTCGGTGGTATCGCTCAGTAAATCGGCCTATGGTGCAGAAGCGCGGTATGAGATCGCCAACAGCTTTTTGGCACAGAACCGTCTGAAGGATGCTGAGAAGGCGGCTTTTGAAGTGATCAACAAGGCGGGTTCTTATGAAAACTGGGTAACGAAAGCCTATATCTTACTGGGTGATGTGTATTTCAAAGAGCAGGATTATTTCAATGCGAAAGCCACTTACCAGAGTGTGGTGGACAATGCCAAAATAGAAGAGCTGCGGCAGGAAGCAGAGAGAAAGCTGAAAGAAACAGCTGATGCGGAGAAGAAGGGGAGTAAAGTGGAGTAG
- a CDS encoding RNA polymerase sigma factor, giving the protein MEKQYESIKQLFQQEFAKMVAVISKQFGLQHMEIAEDIVSETFLQAAESWGMKGMPANPTAWLYVVAKQKTLYHFRRNKILEKKVMPVIRAEQEAEEVMAEPDFSGQNIKDSQLQMLFAVCNPVIAGEAQIGLALRILCGFGIDEIAEAFLSNKETINKRLFRAKEKLRAENIKMELPAENEIIRRLDNVLHVIYLLFSEGYYSKTQNQVLRKDLCLEALRLGWLLTEFDSTNLPKTNALMALMCYHSSRFTAREDSTGNPILYEQQDEELWDQELILQGDHFLNVSAEGLEISSYHLEAGIARWHCQKEDTQEKWGSILQLYDLLLQANYSPGVALNRVFALYKARGRKAALAAAAQLDMPDNHFYFILLGELYSTIDNKKAGEHLQKAWSLAKTQTEKDTIREKIDRLGL; this is encoded by the coding sequence ATGGAAAAGCAATACGAATCGATCAAGCAATTATTTCAACAGGAGTTTGCCAAGATGGTAGCTGTTATCAGTAAGCAATTCGGATTGCAGCATATGGAGATCGCAGAAGATATTGTGAGTGAAACATTTTTGCAGGCGGCAGAGTCCTGGGGTATGAAGGGGATGCCAGCCAATCCAACGGCCTGGTTGTATGTAGTAGCCAAGCAAAAGACATTGTATCATTTCCGGCGCAATAAGATACTTGAAAAGAAAGTAATGCCTGTGATCCGGGCAGAGCAGGAAGCGGAGGAAGTAATGGCTGAGCCGGACTTCTCGGGGCAGAATATCAAGGATAGTCAGCTGCAAATGCTTTTTGCTGTTTGCAATCCTGTTATTGCAGGAGAGGCGCAGATAGGATTGGCGTTGCGTATTTTGTGTGGCTTTGGCATTGATGAGATTGCGGAAGCATTCCTGAGCAATAAGGAGACGATCAACAAGCGTTTATTCAGGGCCAAAGAAAAGCTGCGGGCCGAAAACATTAAGATGGAACTGCCAGCAGAAAACGAGATCATCAGGCGGCTCGACAATGTGCTGCATGTGATCTATCTGCTGTTCAGCGAAGGATATTATTCCAAAACACAAAACCAGGTATTGCGGAAAGACCTTTGCCTGGAGGCTTTGCGGCTGGGCTGGCTGCTGACGGAGTTTGACAGTACGAACCTGCCTAAAACAAATGCGCTGATGGCGTTGATGTGTTATCATTCATCGCGTTTTACAGCGAGGGAGGATAGTACGGGCAACCCGATCTTATACGAACAGCAGGACGAGGAGTTATGGGACCAGGAACTGATCCTCCAGGGCGATCATTTCCTGAACGTATCGGCAGAGGGGTTGGAAATAAGTTCCTATCACCTGGAGGCGGGCATTGCGCGCTGGCATTGTCAAAAAGAAGATACACAGGAAAAGTGGGGCAGCATTTTGCAATTGTATGACCTGTTGCTGCAAGCAAATTATTCTCCCGGGGTGGCGCTCAACCGGGTATTTGCGTTGTACAAAGCACGGGGGCGTAAGGCGGCGCTGGCAGCGGCAGCACAATTGGATATGCCGGATAACCATTTTTACTTTATCCTGCTGGGTGAGTTGTATAGCACGATCGACAATAAAAAGGCCGGTGAGCATTTACAGAAAGCCTGGTCTTTGGCCAAAACACAAACAGAGAAAGATACGATCCGGGAGAAGATCGACAGGCTGGGCTTATGA
- a CDS encoding VOC family protein produces the protein MATTANAYLGFNGKCREAMNFYKGCFGGELTLQTVEGSPMESQCPAAIHHHILHSALTKGELVIMGTDMVHQEHVHGNNISICVNCSSEEEIESFYGAILKGGEVLDRLEERFWGAMFGVVVDKYGIRWMFNYEKKK, from the coding sequence ATGGCAACAACAGCAAATGCTTACTTAGGCTTCAATGGCAAGTGCCGGGAAGCAATGAACTTTTACAAAGGATGTTTTGGTGGTGAACTGACCCTACAGACGGTGGAAGGGTCGCCGATGGAATCACAATGTCCGGCAGCTATACACCACCATATTTTGCACAGTGCGCTGACAAAAGGGGAGTTGGTCATTATGGGCACGGATATGGTGCACCAGGAACATGTGCATGGCAACAATATCAGCATCTGTGTAAACTGCAGCAGTGAGGAGGAGATTGAGTCTTTCTATGGGGCTATACTGAAGGGTGGGGAAGTGCTTGACCGGTTGGAAGAGCGATTCTGGGGCGCGATGTTTGGCGTGGTGGTGGACAAATATGGGATCAGGTGGATGTTCAACTACGAGAAAAAGAAATGA
- a CDS encoding acyl-CoA thioesterase: protein MFIAETNIRVRYAETDQMDVVYHGNYAQYFEVGRVEAIRQLGLSYKDMEANGVMMPIVELQSKFLRPAHYDDLLTIKTMLRELPADHRIEFHQEVYNEQGKLLTVGRVVLYFLDIKTRAKTTMPVALRESLTPFFA from the coding sequence ATGTTTATCGCCGAGACCAACATACGTGTACGTTATGCAGAAACAGACCAGATGGACGTTGTCTACCACGGCAATTACGCCCAGTATTTTGAGGTAGGCCGCGTAGAAGCTATCCGTCAATTGGGTCTTAGCTATAAGGACATGGAAGCAAATGGCGTCATGATGCCGATCGTAGAACTCCAAAGCAAGTTTCTGCGACCAGCCCATTATGATGACCTGCTTACTATAAAAACCATGCTAAGGGAGTTGCCGGCCGATCACCGCATCGAATTTCACCAGGAGGTGTATAATGAGCAGGGAAAACTGCTGACCGTAGGCCGTGTTGTATTGTATTTTCTGGATATTAAAACAAGGGCCAAAACCACCATGCCCGTTGCCCTGCGGGAAAGCCTCACCCCCTTCTTTGCTTGA